One window from the genome of Hyalangium gracile encodes:
- a CDS encoding tetratricopeptide repeat protein, producing the protein MATESDSSKPASESGAASPELRLLDRRAFVGFPPLALAPGLTIADFALQIPDVTFPFNVSAGPSRYQRKKLLFGFLELTVDADMVARKVAELAGRLAGLEELKLHFRPGYLEGQARLQGPERTPATFKIAFDGDGEKLALYVYDVRLYGFSSTASVQVPGILASAVGALGLLPDIEVQGATGFTTRVLAELCRLASVTRGFKMPELDQARLSAAEVSSKGLRLRFSSGGLPPPSAPDDELLMTLEGARAFAEPEALIAQGRLAEAREAYLQAGDAQDAHPFAVERLLSLLVADPQAHDLALDVAATLLRRREKSPAALWGEAVVRERRGEEARAAERYLALSALSRRTSEDAAAFFAAEAAARCSRDTAPAVAVKALHELLGLRPDHLPSLKALARASDQARDRAGAVRAYRRLAALTRDPAEAADAHVHLARLCAQTEDDIAGARLHCEAALRLSPDQPDALLLLGELCHRDGEHLRALKALDRLREVALARHELDRVGQANLLAGRVWEEGLKQLDNALLRFREAVTLLPGEPEPLFAAGRVAEGLGKVQEALADYQQALELAGPAPRSESVRKAAHSSHHAMARLCRTKLGDPARAREHLEAALALEPRDLVALEELIPYFRATGRALELAEALEKAAAVYEEPAKRANLWAEAGELYRGRLQQPEKAERLLLSAVEADPNNKPALEAMLALAEARRDGGLLTRCLGALARLTPEPKERAQKYRRLAVAARDLTFDLDLAVQALQEVLKAEPGDLPSLGELCALQRKRSDMAGLATALEDRARVAEAQGDKRLASAALRELAGVLEAKLGRVGEALVAMEKAARLVPDPAVLLDLADLSLRCERPEHARSALESLLSSLPRTAAPERLADIRARLGRACEQLGDRDGAIAAYAQAFPLRRLDDALAARLEALYTEVGETRELAELWGTRAQALVSAERTVEAAPLFLKSARLLLSRGEKPAALLRLSAALEADPQGPMAAEVLDLLAELELERGEKLEAAKLYARKAVLISDVRAGARLLYRASLLAAGTTREETFLAESLERDATFAPARMRRGELRMPSDPRGALEDLEVVLALPATDPDAPREQELLSLTRKAATAAVRSGRTDSARRLLAQYSAQAPTDLDSQLELASLHRKVGASEALADLLIQLWPRLTGEAQRSARRELAELALTLGRVHEAATALRALLVEEPKDLWAAQALLSLLPAPGTGTPEQEAERLTLLSTQISAAEGEARAELLARRAALHHAAGRATAARDDFAEAARLSPRPAPLLLSLAELAHEAGDEVAELSAWRRAVAADATLGERARNRLLAIAASLMEKDARAEAREALRAAVALELPSTERCEAFFSLATLARRDGHPEAEAEALAEAARQGPVPRRVEALLGRAGLLEQLGQRQEAARSLEEALALSPRHQGATVALQRVLRQLEDWAGLAALLAAEAPHAAPAGAAALYSELAGLYLDKLKQPGPAEAALREALRLAPDDAKLRRRLVSLVVARGELLEAAALLEAAAEGAEPEEAATFLREGAVHARAASESERALRLVRRAHALMPAEGKELEELAELLYLHGDVKEALPLQEKLAAEVDFAKAREQAEATLRRLGELAEKAGDTKRAVKAWRRLAAQNPRDAMAVHRLAALLEKQDPRGAFEVLVTHVRSLPPSEETVARLVELSERARASLADVDVAASLLTLAAEMAAEPLPLRKRLTALYREQGRTQELLAELRRVATLSVQVEALDSAIDSYGEEARVAEDAGRMDQALEALGALRDLLESQGKPAAAAAHERRRAELLRDVKLDLPAAEEALERSFRLKADFETVQMGEALAARREDAPAQARWLERMLPLQAGAQEQGAVLLRLARLYLGVLADASKAEGFLREALRRDRALVEAEKLLEELLERDDRMAELASWYEDSAAEESDSARRALLLRRAAALYRDRAGRPEAAAAALLAARAAAPDDLDLTAQAADLLHEVGREEDAAEFDAILLEGDPFREPIFTRHLAFLNEAGDHQALAALMLRRAQRQQPREASESYLSAARAFREAGARERALLCEDQAFELDPSSNEAFGLLRQRMAGDVRRLADLLAQRAAALPKDESLPLLRERAQRLLDAGEALLAAEAFDVYLSQAGEDVEALAARAELAAQGGGPSAAQAYDRRLVAAGQGLPVPVRVRTWLRLGHASLASGAYHDAADAFEAVVSLDPDGERGKEALSLLTEAYSRTGNTKGLYRASLQLARNADGATAEVLYRRAADLFDDPQQAIDALLPLARLRPADATLIDRTVQGLRALGRHAELLDVYEAGATAAGGGRAAELLLAAANVADAELAEPDRAWALRQRAVEADPSNEAALRKLVEGLRQRGDTERLLEALPRLVERTEDADEAALLRLELASLARAAGQAALAREVLEKVVSRGASGAGYGDALEALEPLLADEPARRAEVRVARAEFAKGSAHKELLVSAAKDFEAAGRLPDALKAVKAAAAVDPEVPTLRLMARLYLASGEAPRAAKALLLAVRSSTAEEKPALLLEAADLWEQAGEKSEALEVIERFAAETPEALSTAELAERFLRLGASARAVEVGFGPAMVAGKLADALALAEKAGDAARVREALWALAAAPDASTSHVGRLVESLQAEADLAGVLRLADLVAGRDAGLAGILRGEVLDAATAPVELRLRAFQVLVSGPDFEHRLPGLLAVMGQLPTELAEAVLAYVRALPPTRRIEALRAVEQGWPERRPAFLRELFELQRSEGRHEDAVLTLAALVEGETDTRARVALRLEYGEVMLSLPQEERFAAARPKARASFERALSEDGTCLPALKHLLALYDEKQDAEAFVAMAGRLESLAGAEALEPYRERMADAYEALGKPAEAAAQLAALPETPERLERRVRLAEERGLTGEALQLRERLTDEPEALETILRGYLDAQLFPFAVKLAERLLERQALSVGATRLVAERLSPSIQGARLAARLWPVLLKEKTFDVDGWTLYAEALRQLGRTDAAERVDGVAAVLSDSELMAPSVHVLPLPKPPSGFRHPMPSGLLPVTEERLPRVYVALRPILKKLGAGGTQVLLDPVGGVEAWLASPEELVLGAGALTCFGPVELGYLCALALSLGEKGVALARPGPVEGLEEAAVEAFRAMPTSLAAGRVLARLDPDMRGGDPMDVDEGAVLVASPAFRAVALTVLELV; encoded by the coding sequence ATGGCCACCGAAAGCGACTCCTCGAAGCCCGCGTCCGAGTCGGGCGCTGCCTCCCCCGAGCTCCGGCTGCTGGACCGGCGCGCCTTCGTGGGTTTTCCCCCGCTGGCACTGGCGCCCGGACTGACCATCGCGGACTTCGCGCTGCAGATCCCCGACGTCACCTTCCCCTTCAACGTCAGCGCCGGCCCCTCGCGCTACCAGCGCAAGAAGCTCCTCTTCGGCTTCCTGGAGCTCACCGTCGACGCGGACATGGTGGCGCGCAAGGTGGCGGAGCTGGCCGGACGTCTGGCCGGGCTCGAGGAGCTGAAGCTCCACTTCCGCCCCGGCTACCTGGAGGGCCAGGCCCGGCTGCAGGGCCCCGAGCGCACCCCCGCCACCTTCAAGATCGCCTTCGATGGCGATGGCGAGAAGCTGGCGCTCTACGTCTATGACGTGCGCCTGTACGGCTTCTCCTCCACGGCCTCGGTGCAGGTGCCGGGCATCCTCGCCTCCGCGGTGGGGGCGCTGGGGCTGCTGCCGGACATCGAGGTGCAGGGCGCCACCGGCTTCACCACCCGCGTGCTGGCCGAGCTGTGCCGGCTGGCGTCGGTGACGCGCGGCTTCAAGATGCCGGAGCTGGACCAGGCGCGCCTGTCCGCCGCCGAGGTGTCCAGCAAGGGCCTGCGCCTGCGCTTCTCCTCGGGTGGACTGCCGCCTCCCTCCGCGCCGGATGACGAGCTGTTGATGACGCTCGAGGGCGCGCGGGCCTTCGCCGAGCCCGAGGCGCTCATCGCCCAGGGCCGACTGGCCGAGGCGCGCGAGGCGTACCTCCAGGCCGGAGACGCCCAGGACGCGCACCCCTTCGCCGTGGAGCGGCTGCTGTCGCTGCTCGTCGCCGATCCGCAGGCGCATGACCTGGCGCTGGATGTCGCGGCCACGCTGCTGCGCCGTCGCGAGAAGAGCCCCGCCGCCCTCTGGGGCGAGGCCGTGGTGCGCGAGCGTCGGGGCGAGGAGGCCCGCGCCGCCGAGCGCTACCTGGCCCTCAGCGCGCTCTCGCGCCGCACGTCAGAGGATGCCGCGGCCTTCTTCGCCGCCGAGGCCGCCGCCCGCTGCTCTCGCGACACCGCGCCCGCCGTGGCGGTGAAGGCGCTCCATGAGCTGCTCGGCCTCAGGCCGGACCACCTGCCTTCCCTCAAGGCCCTGGCGCGTGCTTCCGACCAGGCCCGGGATCGCGCTGGCGCCGTGCGGGCCTATCGCCGGCTCGCCGCGCTGACGCGAGATCCCGCCGAGGCCGCGGACGCTCACGTCCACCTGGCGCGCCTGTGCGCCCAGACCGAGGACGACATCGCTGGCGCCCGGCTGCACTGCGAGGCCGCGCTGCGGCTGTCTCCGGACCAGCCGGATGCCCTGCTGCTGCTGGGCGAGCTGTGCCATCGCGATGGCGAGCACCTGCGCGCCCTCAAGGCGCTGGACCGGCTGCGCGAGGTGGCCCTGGCCCGGCACGAGCTCGACCGCGTGGGGCAGGCCAACCTGCTCGCTGGCCGCGTGTGGGAAGAGGGCCTCAAGCAGCTCGACAACGCCCTGCTGCGCTTCCGCGAGGCCGTGACGCTGCTGCCCGGTGAGCCCGAGCCGCTCTTCGCCGCCGGCCGCGTGGCCGAGGGCCTGGGCAAGGTGCAGGAGGCGCTCGCGGACTATCAGCAGGCGCTGGAGCTGGCCGGCCCCGCGCCGCGCTCCGAGTCCGTGCGCAAGGCCGCGCATTCCAGCCACCACGCCATGGCGCGTCTGTGCCGCACGAAGCTGGGAGATCCGGCGCGCGCCCGCGAGCACCTGGAGGCCGCGCTCGCGCTGGAGCCGAGGGACCTGGTGGCCCTCGAGGAGCTGATTCCGTACTTCCGTGCCACCGGCCGCGCCCTGGAGCTGGCCGAGGCGCTGGAGAAGGCCGCCGCCGTCTACGAGGAGCCCGCGAAGCGCGCCAACCTCTGGGCCGAGGCCGGCGAGCTGTACCGCGGCCGGCTGCAGCAGCCCGAGAAGGCCGAGCGGCTCCTGCTCTCCGCCGTCGAGGCCGACCCGAACAACAAGCCCGCGCTGGAGGCCATGCTCGCGCTGGCCGAGGCACGGCGTGATGGTGGGCTGCTCACGCGCTGCCTCGGGGCGCTCGCGCGCCTGACGCCCGAGCCCAAGGAGCGCGCCCAGAAGTATCGCCGCCTCGCGGTGGCCGCGAGGGACCTCACCTTCGATCTGGACCTGGCCGTCCAGGCGCTGCAAGAGGTGCTCAAGGCCGAGCCGGGAGATCTGCCCTCCCTCGGCGAGCTGTGCGCGCTGCAGCGCAAGCGCTCGGACATGGCGGGGCTGGCCACGGCGCTCGAGGATCGCGCGCGGGTGGCCGAGGCCCAGGGCGACAAGCGGCTGGCTTCGGCCGCGCTGCGCGAGCTGGCCGGAGTGCTCGAGGCGAAGCTCGGCCGGGTGGGCGAGGCGCTCGTGGCGATGGAGAAGGCGGCGCGCCTGGTTCCGGACCCCGCCGTGCTGCTGGACCTGGCGGACCTCTCGCTGCGCTGCGAGCGGCCGGAGCATGCCAGGAGCGCGCTGGAGTCGCTGCTGTCCTCCCTGCCTCGCACCGCCGCGCCCGAGCGGCTCGCCGACATCCGTGCCCGCCTGGGCCGCGCGTGTGAGCAATTGGGAGACCGCGATGGCGCCATCGCCGCCTACGCGCAGGCCTTCCCGCTGCGCCGGCTGGATGACGCGCTGGCCGCCCGCCTCGAGGCCCTCTACACGGAGGTGGGCGAGACGCGAGAGCTGGCCGAGCTGTGGGGCACCCGCGCCCAGGCCCTCGTCTCCGCCGAGCGCACCGTGGAGGCCGCGCCGCTCTTCCTCAAGAGCGCCCGGCTCCTGCTCAGCCGCGGCGAGAAGCCCGCCGCCCTGCTGCGCCTGTCCGCCGCCCTCGAGGCCGATCCCCAGGGGCCCATGGCCGCCGAGGTGCTCGACCTGCTCGCCGAGCTCGAGCTGGAGCGCGGGGAGAAGCTGGAGGCCGCGAAGCTGTACGCCCGCAAGGCCGTCCTCATCTCCGATGTGCGCGCCGGGGCTCGGCTCCTCTATCGCGCCTCGCTGCTGGCCGCTGGCACCACCCGCGAGGAGACCTTCCTCGCCGAGTCCCTGGAGCGCGACGCCACCTTCGCCCCTGCCCGAATGCGCCGGGGAGAGCTGCGCATGCCCTCGGATCCTCGCGGCGCCCTCGAGGATCTCGAGGTGGTGCTGGCCCTGCCGGCGACGGACCCGGATGCCCCGCGCGAGCAGGAGCTGCTCTCGCTCACCCGCAAGGCCGCCACCGCCGCGGTGCGCTCGGGCCGCACGGACTCCGCCCGACGGCTGCTGGCGCAGTACAGCGCCCAGGCTCCCACGGACCTCGACTCCCAGCTCGAGCTGGCCAGCCTGCACCGCAAGGTGGGGGCGAGCGAGGCCCTGGCGGATCTGCTCATCCAGCTGTGGCCCCGCCTCACCGGCGAGGCGCAGCGCAGCGCTCGTCGCGAGCTGGCGGAGCTGGCCCTCACCCTGGGGCGTGTCCACGAGGCTGCTACCGCCCTGCGCGCGCTCCTCGTCGAGGAGCCGAAGGACCTGTGGGCCGCGCAGGCCCTGCTGTCGCTGCTGCCCGCCCCGGGCACCGGCACGCCGGAGCAGGAGGCCGAGCGGCTGACCCTGCTGAGCACGCAGATCTCCGCCGCCGAGGGCGAGGCTCGTGCCGAGCTGCTGGCCCGTCGCGCCGCGCTCCACCACGCCGCGGGCCGTGCCACCGCCGCCCGGGATGACTTTGCCGAGGCCGCTCGACTCTCTCCGCGGCCCGCGCCGCTGCTGCTCTCCCTCGCCGAGCTCGCCCACGAGGCGGGGGACGAGGTGGCCGAGCTGTCCGCGTGGCGCCGCGCCGTGGCCGCCGACGCCACCCTGGGGGAGCGTGCTCGGAATCGGCTGCTCGCCATTGCCGCCTCCCTCATGGAGAAGGATGCGCGCGCCGAGGCCCGGGAGGCGCTGCGCGCCGCCGTCGCGCTGGAGCTGCCCTCCACCGAGCGCTGCGAGGCCTTCTTCTCCCTGGCCACCCTCGCCCGGAGGGATGGACATCCGGAGGCCGAGGCCGAGGCGCTCGCGGAGGCGGCTCGCCAGGGTCCGGTGCCTCGCCGCGTGGAGGCGCTGCTGGGCCGCGCTGGCTTGCTGGAGCAGCTGGGCCAGCGGCAGGAGGCGGCGCGGAGTCTCGAAGAGGCGCTCGCGCTCTCTCCCCGGCATCAGGGCGCCACCGTCGCGCTCCAGCGCGTGCTTCGCCAGCTGGAGGACTGGGCGGGCCTGGCCGCGCTCCTCGCCGCCGAGGCGCCTCATGCCGCGCCCGCTGGCGCCGCGGCGCTGTACTCCGAGCTCGCGGGCCTGTACCTCGACAAGCTGAAGCAGCCGGGCCCCGCCGAGGCGGCGCTGCGAGAGGCCCTCCGCCTCGCGCCGGATGACGCGAAGCTGCGCCGCCGGCTCGTCTCGCTCGTCGTGGCGCGCGGAGAGCTGCTCGAGGCCGCCGCGCTGCTCGAGGCCGCGGCCGAGGGTGCCGAGCCCGAGGAGGCCGCCACCTTCCTGCGAGAGGGCGCCGTCCATGCCCGCGCCGCCTCCGAGTCCGAGCGGGCCCTGCGGCTCGTCCGCCGCGCCCACGCGCTCATGCCCGCCGAGGGCAAGGAGCTCGAGGAGCTCGCCGAGCTGCTCTACCTCCACGGCGATGTGAAGGAGGCGCTGCCGCTCCAGGAGAAGCTCGCCGCCGAGGTGGACTTCGCGAAGGCTCGCGAGCAGGCCGAGGCCACGCTCCGACGCCTGGGCGAGCTGGCCGAGAAGGCCGGAGACACGAAGCGCGCCGTGAAGGCCTGGCGACGGCTGGCCGCGCAGAACCCTCGGGACGCGATGGCCGTGCACCGGCTGGCCGCGCTCCTCGAGAAGCAGGATCCCCGCGGCGCCTTCGAGGTGCTCGTCACGCACGTGAGGTCGCTCCCTCCGTCGGAGGAGACGGTCGCGCGGCTGGTGGAGCTGTCCGAGCGGGCACGCGCCTCGCTCGCGGATGTGGACGTGGCGGCGTCCCTGCTGACGCTCGCGGCGGAGATGGCCGCGGAGCCGCTGCCCCTGCGCAAGCGGCTCACCGCGCTCTACCGCGAGCAGGGCCGGACCCAGGAGCTGCTCGCGGAGCTGCGCCGGGTGGCCACGCTCAGTGTCCAGGTGGAGGCTCTGGACTCGGCCATCGACTCCTATGGTGAGGAAGCCCGGGTCGCCGAGGATGCGGGGCGGATGGACCAGGCCCTCGAGGCGCTCGGCGCGCTGAGGGATCTGCTGGAGTCCCAGGGCAAGCCCGCGGCGGCCGCTGCTCACGAGCGTCGCCGCGCCGAGCTGCTGCGGGACGTGAAGCTGGACCTGCCCGCGGCCGAGGAGGCCCTGGAGCGCTCGTTCCGGCTGAAGGCGGACTTCGAGACGGTGCAGATGGGCGAGGCGCTCGCCGCTCGCCGAGAGGACGCGCCCGCGCAGGCCCGCTGGCTGGAGCGCATGCTGCCGCTGCAGGCCGGCGCCCAGGAGCAGGGTGCGGTGCTCCTGCGCCTGGCGCGGCTGTACCTGGGCGTGCTGGCGGATGCGAGCAAGGCGGAGGGCTTCCTTCGTGAGGCGCTGCGCCGGGACCGCGCCCTGGTGGAGGCGGAGAAGCTCCTCGAGGAGCTGCTGGAGCGCGACGACCGGATGGCGGAGCTGGCCTCCTGGTACGAGGACTCCGCCGCGGAGGAGTCGGACTCCGCTCGGCGCGCGCTCCTGCTGCGGCGCGCGGCCGCGCTGTACCGGGATCGAGCCGGTCGCCCGGAGGCCGCGGCCGCCGCGCTGCTCGCCGCCCGTGCCGCCGCGCCGGATGATCTGGACCTCACCGCCCAGGCGGCGGATCTGCTCCACGAGGTGGGGCGCGAGGAGGATGCGGCCGAGTTCGACGCCATCCTCCTGGAGGGAGACCCCTTCCGCGAGCCCATCTTCACCCGTCACCTCGCGTTCCTGAATGAGGCGGGGGACCACCAGGCGCTCGCGGCGCTCATGCTGCGCCGGGCCCAGCGTCAGCAGCCCCGCGAGGCCTCCGAGAGCTACCTGAGCGCCGCCCGGGCCTTCCGGGAGGCGGGGGCTCGCGAGCGCGCGCTGCTGTGCGAGGACCAGGCCTTCGAGCTGGATCCCTCCAGCAACGAGGCCTTCGGGCTGCTGCGCCAGCGGATGGCGGGAGATGTGCGGCGGCTGGCGGATCTGCTGGCCCAGCGCGCGGCCGCCCTGCCCAAGGACGAGTCCCTGCCGTTGCTGCGCGAGCGCGCCCAGCGCCTGCTGGATGCGGGCGAGGCGCTGCTGGCGGCCGAGGCCTTCGACGTGTACCTCTCCCAGGCGGGGGAGGATGTGGAGGCGCTGGCGGCTCGCGCCGAGCTGGCGGCGCAAGGTGGCGGCCCGAGCGCCGCGCAGGCGTATGACCGTCGACTGGTCGCCGCGGGCCAGGGGCTGCCCGTGCCCGTTCGCGTGCGCACCTGGCTGCGGCTGGGGCACGCCTCGCTGGCCTCGGGCGCGTACCACGATGCCGCGGATGCCTTCGAGGCCGTGGTCTCGCTGGATCCCGACGGAGAGCGCGGCAAGGAGGCGCTGTCGCTCCTCACCGAGGCGTACTCGCGCACGGGCAACACGAAGGGGCTCTATCGCGCGTCGCTCCAGCTGGCGCGGAACGCCGATGGCGCGACAGCGGAGGTGCTCTATCGCCGCGCCGCGGATCTCTTCGACGATCCTCAGCAGGCCATCGACGCGCTGCTGCCGTTGGCGCGCCTGCGTCCCGCCGATGCCACCCTGATCGACCGGACCGTGCAGGGCCTGCGTGCCCTGGGCCGCCACGCCGAGCTGCTCGACGTCTACGAGGCGGGAGCCACCGCCGCGGGAGGCGGTCGCGCCGCGGAGCTGCTGCTGGCCGCCGCGAACGTGGCCGACGCGGAGCTGGCGGAGCCGGATCGCGCGTGGGCGCTGCGGCAGCGGGCCGTCGAGGCGGACCCCTCGAACGAGGCGGCGCTGCGCAAGCTCGTGGAGGGCCTGCGCCAGAGGGGTGACACCGAGCGGCTCCTGGAGGCGTTGCCAAGGCTCGTGGAGCGGACCGAGGACGCGGACGAGGCCGCCCTGCTGCGGCTGGAGCTGGCCTCGCTCGCCCGTGCCGCCGGTCAGGCCGCGCTGGCTCGCGAGGTACTGGAGAAGGTCGTCTCGCGAGGAGCCTCGGGCGCTGGCTACGGCGACGCGCTGGAGGCCCTGGAGCCCCTGCTGGCCGACGAGCCCGCCCGGCGCGCCGAGGTCCGCGTGGCACGAGCGGAGTTCGCCAAGGGCAGCGCCCACAAGGAGCTGCTCGTCTCCGCGGCGAAGGACTTCGAGGCCGCGGGACGCCTCCCGGACGCGCTGAAGGCGGTGAAGGCCGCCGCCGCTGTCGATCCGGAGGTGCCCACGCTGCGGCTGATGGCCCGGCTCTACCTCGCCTCGGGGGAGGCTCCGCGCGCGGCGAAGGCGCTGCTGCTGGCGGTTCGCTCCTCCACGGCCGAGGAGAAGCCCGCGCTGCTGCTGGAGGCCGCCGACCTCTGGGAGCAGGCCGGAGAGAAGTCCGAGGCCCTGGAGGTCATCGAGCGCTTCGCGGCCGAGACGCCCGAGGCGCTGAGCACCGCGGAGCTGGCCGAGCGCTTCCTGCGGCTCGGGGCCTCTGCTCGGGCGGTGGAGGTGGGCTTCGGGCCCGCGATGGTGGCCGGCAAGCTCGCCGACGCGCTGGCCCTGGCCGAGAAGGCGGGGGATGCGGCGCGGGTGCGCGAGGCGCTCTGGGCGCTCGCGGCGGCGCCGGACGCGAGCACCTCGCACGTGGGCCGGCTGGTGGAGAGCCTGCAGGCGGAGGCGGACCTCGCGGGGGTGCTGCGGCTGGCGGACCTCGTGGCCGGGCGCGACGCGGGGCTCGCGGGCATCCTGCGCGGCGAGGTGCTGGACGCGGCGACGGCTCCGGTGGAGCTGCGCCTGCGCGCCTTCCAGGTGCTGGTCTCGGGGCCGGACTTCGAGCACCGGCTCCCCGGGCTGCTGGCGGTGATGGGACAGCTCCCGACGGAGCTGGCGGAGGCGGTGCTCGCGTACGTCCGGGCGCTGCCTCCCACGCGGCGCATCGAGGCGCTCCGAGCGGTGGAGCAGGGCTGGCCCGAGCGGCGCCCCGCCTTCCTGCGCGAGCTGTTCGAGCTGCAGCGCTCCGAGGGCCGTCATGAGGACGCGGTGCTCACCCTGGCGGCGCTCGTCGAGGGAGAGACGGACACGCGGGCCCGGGTGGCGCTGCGGCTGGAGTACGGCGAGGTGATGCTCTCGTTGCCCCAGGAGGAGCGCTTCGCGGCGGCTCGCCCGAAGGCGCGGGCGTCCTTCGAGCGCGCGCTGTCGGAGGACGGCACGTGCCTCCCGGCGCTGAAGCACCTGCTGGCGCTGTACGACGAGAAGCAGGACGCCGAGGCCTTCGTCGCGATGGCCGGACGCCTGGAGTCGCTGGCGGGGGCCGAGGCGCTGGAGCCCTACCGCGAGCGCATGGCCGATGCCTACGAGGCCCTCGGGAAGCCCGCGGAGGCGGCGGCCCAGCTCGCGGCGCTGCCGGAGACGCCGGAGCGGCTGGAGCGGCGGGTGCGGCTGGCCGAGGAGCGAGGCCTCACGGGCGAGGCGCTGCAGCTGCGCGAGCGGCTGACGGACGAGCCCGAGGCGCTGGAGACGATCCTCCGCGGCTACCTGGACGCGCAGCTCTTCCCCTTCGCGGTGAAGCTGGCCGAGCGGCTCCTGGAGCGGCAGGCCCTCTCCGTGGGCGCCACGAGGTTGGTGGCCGAGCGGCTCTCTCCCTCCATCCAGGGGGCGCGGCTGGCCGCGCGCCTCTGGCCCGTGCTGCTGAAGGAGAAGACGTTCGACGTGGATGGGTGGACGCTGTACGCCGAGGCGCTGCGTCAGCTCGGCCGGACCGACGCCGCCGAGCGCGTGGACGGCGTCGCCGCGGTGCTGTCCGACAGCGAGCTGATGGCGCCCTCCGTGCACGTGCTACCCCTGCCGAAGCCGCCGAGCGGCTTCCGCCACCCCATGCCTTCGGGCCTCCTGCCGGTGACGGAGGAGCGCCTTCCTCGGGTGTACGTGGCGCTCCGGCCCATCCTCAAGAAGCTGGGGGCGGGCGGCACGCAGGTGCTGCTGGATCCCGTCGGCGGCGTGGAGGCCTGGCTGGCCAGCCCGGAGGAGCTGGTGCTGGGCGCGGGCGCGCTCACGTGCTTCGGTCCGGTGGAGCTGGGCTACCTCTGCGCCCTGGCGCTGAGCCTGGGGGAGAAGGGCGTGGCTCTGGCGCGTCCAGGCCCGGTGGAGGGCCTGGAGGAGGCGGCGGTGGAGGCCTTCCGCGCGATGCCTACCTCCCTGGCGGCGGGGCGGGTGCTGGCCCGGCTGGACCCCGACATGCGGGGCGGAGACCCGATGGACGTGGATGAGGGGGCGGTGCTCGTCGCCAGCCCGGCGTTCCGCGCAGTCGCCCTCACGGTGCTCGAGCTCGTGTAG